The Sphingosinithalassobacter sp. CS137 genome includes a region encoding these proteins:
- a CDS encoding GMC family oxidoreductase, giving the protein MRADALTTPRAANGRAPDVFEPGGWVPMREHREQDEVDFAIVGTGAGGGTLACKLAEAGFSVVAFDAGAYWRPLEDFASDERHQAKLYWTDDRIVDGPDPLKLGSNNSGKSVGGSTVHFAMVSLRFRPEWFKSRTKLGYGVDWPIDWREMWRYYAEVEEALKIAGPVRYPWGPKRPRYPYRAHPLNAAAEHLARGAEALGTDWAETPIATLSAPHGKAHPCVYRGMCVIGCSTNAKQSVLVTWLPRALAAGAEIRDLAMVGRIEMGPNGRATGVHYHREGEWRFQRAKNVVVAGYAIETPRLLLNSACSRFPDGLANRSGLVGRNLMVQLNQAVWGQVDEEIRSYKGPPSLAINEHWNYADAGKDYHGGWAYMSQGPLPISWARSLSGGRGLWGRALIDEMARSNHSVGLKMVGEVLPYAHNRVTLADETDQYGLPIPRVTFAIGDNERRMVAHALDFMEASLEATGARERWRETDDTCHLNGTARMGFDPETSVVDADCRSWDVPNLWICDGSVFPTVGGANPSLTIQALACRTADRIKELSRRGAL; this is encoded by the coding sequence ATGCGCGCTGACGCGCTGACCACGCCCCGCGCCGCCAACGGCCGTGCGCCCGACGTCTTCGAACCGGGCGGCTGGGTGCCGATGCGCGAGCATCGCGAGCAGGATGAAGTCGACTTCGCGATCGTCGGCACTGGCGCGGGCGGCGGCACGCTTGCCTGCAAGCTCGCCGAAGCCGGCTTTTCGGTCGTTGCCTTCGATGCCGGGGCCTATTGGCGCCCGCTCGAGGATTTCGCTTCCGACGAGCGGCATCAGGCAAAGCTCTACTGGACCGACGACCGCATCGTCGACGGCCCAGATCCGCTCAAGCTCGGCTCGAACAATTCGGGAAAATCCGTCGGCGGATCGACCGTTCATTTTGCGATGGTGTCGCTGCGCTTCCGTCCCGAATGGTTCAAGAGCCGGACGAAACTGGGCTATGGCGTCGACTGGCCGATCGATTGGCGCGAGATGTGGCGCTATTACGCCGAGGTCGAGGAGGCGCTGAAGATCGCCGGCCCGGTCCGTTATCCCTGGGGGCCCAAGCGGCCGCGCTATCCCTATCGCGCGCATCCGCTCAATGCCGCCGCCGAGCATCTGGCGCGCGGCGCCGAGGCGCTCGGCACCGATTGGGCGGAGACGCCGATCGCCACGCTTTCCGCGCCGCACGGCAAGGCGCACCCCTGCGTCTATCGCGGCATGTGCGTGATCGGCTGCTCGACCAACGCCAAGCAATCGGTGCTCGTCACCTGGCTGCCGCGCGCACTGGCTGCCGGTGCCGAAATCCGCGACCTGGCGATGGTCGGCCGGATCGAGATGGGGCCGAACGGCCGCGCCACGGGCGTTCACTATCACCGCGAAGGCGAATGGCGGTTCCAGCGGGCGAAGAACGTCGTCGTCGCCGGCTATGCGATCGAAACGCCGCGGCTGCTGCTCAATTCGGCGTGCAGCCGCTTTCCCGACGGCCTCGCCAACCGGTCGGGGCTCGTCGGCCGCAATCTTATGGTCCAGCTCAACCAGGCGGTTTGGGGCCAGGTCGACGAGGAGATCCGCTCGTACAAAGGGCCGCCCAGCCTCGCGATCAACGAGCATTGGAACTATGCGGACGCCGGCAAGGACTATCACGGCGGCTGGGCCTATATGAGCCAGGGTCCGCTGCCGATCAGCTGGGCGCGGTCGCTTTCGGGCGGACGCGGCCTATGGGGTCGGGCGCTGATCGACGAGATGGCGCGCAGCAACCATTCGGTCGGGCTCAAGATGGTCGGCGAAGTGCTTCCCTATGCGCACAATCGCGTCACCCTGGCCGACGAGACCGATCAATATGGGCTGCCGATCCCGCGGGTCACCTTCGCGATAGGCGACAACGAGCGCCGCATGGTCGCGCATGCGCTCGATTTCATGGAGGCAAGCCTCGAAGCGACCGGCGCGCGCGAGCGCTGGCGCGAGACCGACGATACCTGCCATCTGAACGGCACCGCGCGGATGGGCTTCGACCCCGAAACCAGCGTCGTCGATGCCGATTGCCGCAGCTGGGACGTTCCCAACCTCTGGATCTGCGACGGATCGGTCTTTCCCACCGTGGGCGGCGCCAATCCGTCGCTGACCATTCAGGCGCTCGCGTGCCGCACTGCCGATCGCATCAAGGAACTCTCGCGTCGCGGTGCGCTTTGA